The Vicinamibacterales bacterium genome contains a region encoding:
- a CDS encoding ABC transporter ATP-binding protein, whose translation MITLRGVSKTVASGDRPLTILYPLDLDVPDGQFLAVVGPSGSGKTTLLGLMAGLDAPTTGAIEVGGTDITALDEDRLAVLRGARIGFVFQFFHLVPSLTALENVLVPMELVGRAGARQRALALLDEVGLQARGHHYPAQLSGGEQQRVAIARALANDPPLILADEPTGNLDGVNGRHILDLLLSVRRARQATLVLVTHDPEIAALADAKLTLRDGRPVADATTAAWGPR comes from the coding sequence ATGATCACGCTGCGCGGGGTATCCAAGACCGTCGCCAGCGGCGACCGTCCCCTCACCATCCTGTATCCGCTCGATCTTGACGTGCCCGACGGGCAGTTCCTGGCCGTCGTGGGACCGTCGGGCAGCGGAAAGACGACGCTGCTCGGGCTGATGGCGGGTCTGGACGCGCCGACCACGGGCGCCATCGAGGTGGGCGGCACCGACATCACGGCGCTCGACGAAGACCGACTGGCCGTCCTCAGGGGCGCAAGGATCGGCTTCGTGTTCCAGTTCTTCCACCTGGTGCCGTCGCTCACGGCCCTGGAGAACGTCCTGGTGCCGATGGAACTGGTCGGGCGCGCGGGGGCGCGCCAGCGGGCCCTGGCCCTGCTCGACGAGGTGGGCCTGCAGGCGCGGGGCCATCACTATCCGGCACAGCTCTCGGGAGGCGAGCAGCAGCGGGTGGCCATCGCCCGCGCGCTCGCAAACGATCCGCCGCTCATCCTGGCCGATGAGCCCACGGGCAACCTGGACGGCGTCAACGGACGGCACATCCTGGATCTCCTCCTGTCGGTCCGGCGGGCTCGGCAGGCCACCTTGGTCCTCGTGACACACGATCCCGAGATCGCGGCGCTGGCCGACGCGAAGCTCACGTTGCGGGACGGCCGGCCCGTCGCCGACGCGACGACGGCCGCGTGGGGGCCGCGGTGA
- a CDS encoding efflux RND transporter permease subunit codes for MSIPRIAIHRPVTMFMLSFVVVLLGAISLTRLPVDLMPDISYPSITVRTQYQGVGPLEMEELVTRPIEQAVSAVAGLDQINSTSSEGNSNVRLNFAWGTDLNEAANEVRTRIDRVRGRLPEDADPPTIFKFDSTSMPIMGVGVEGNFDPVALREMAQNDLSPRLERVPGVAAVSVDGGLRRQIRVDLSREKITALNLSVDRVVQILRTENQNIPLGEVFEADRMFLVRSPGQFTNIDEIRNLVVMTKDGVPVYLRDIADVRDSTEDRRSFTRINGRPGIRMRVTKQSGTNTVQIADGVRAEIARINREVPGVTLSVLDDQSRYINRSIGSVQEHALLGSLLVILVIFAFLRDIRSTIIICTSIPISVVGTFALLYFGGYTLNTLTFGGLALGIGMIVDAAIVVLENTYRHLEMGKDGMTAAIEGAEEVWSAILASTLTHIAVFVPMLFLTGVSSIMFGQLAAVVSFSLAMSLFVAVTIVPVLCSRLLRLAPPAESRRGVVGVVYRASERVLNTIDRTYQAALHTSLQHRPTVLGVGVAAFVAALVLLPRVGFELQPTTDEGEVTVDTELAVGTRLESTEAVLLRLEDAIRQSTPEATDLITQAGGGGGGFMGGSSTHRGSITVRLKPKDERQRSSDQIAFDLRRQLSGLPGVVVRTRSSGGQQGMMRGMGGGGDGSRLSMEIRGHDLDDAKQVAQDLKAILDTTAGIADSRLGRDEGRPELEVRVDRDKAAVLGLTVTGVANTIRTNVAGTQAAMFRESGNEYPIVVRLRESDRDEISSVGDVLLSTPQGRVLPAKNVMAMDRDTGPTQVDRKNQERITRVNAEVEVTLSEAVNNIQARLGELRLPKDFDIGFGNEVEQQAQSFRELMLVLVLAILLVYTVMASQYESLRDPFIIMFSIPLAAFGVVGALLLTDTPFSMQAFIGVIMLAGIVVSNAILLVDYANTLRRRDKMALRPAIEQAGHHRLRPILMTSICTTLGLVPMALGIGEGSELQAPLARVVIGGLLTSTLITLVFVPAMYTLFEEGLKGLRRGSHHEPAAH; via the coding sequence ATGAGTATCCCGAGAATTGCCATTCATCGCCCCGTGACGATGTTCATGCTGAGCTTCGTCGTCGTGCTGCTCGGGGCGATATCGCTGACGCGGCTACCCGTGGACCTGATGCCGGACATCAGCTACCCGTCCATCACGGTCCGCACGCAGTACCAGGGCGTCGGCCCCCTGGAGATGGAGGAGCTCGTCACGCGGCCGATCGAGCAGGCCGTCAGCGCGGTGGCCGGCCTCGACCAGATCAACTCCACCTCCTCGGAGGGCAACAGCAACGTCCGCCTGAACTTCGCCTGGGGCACCGACCTGAACGAGGCCGCCAACGAAGTCCGGACCCGCATCGACCGCGTGCGCGGCCGCCTGCCCGAGGACGCCGATCCGCCCACGATCTTCAAGTTCGACTCCACCTCCATGCCCATCATGGGCGTCGGCGTGGAGGGCAACTTCGATCCGGTCGCGCTCCGCGAGATGGCCCAGAACGACCTGTCCCCACGCCTCGAGCGCGTGCCTGGCGTCGCCGCCGTCAGCGTGGACGGCGGGCTGCGCCGCCAGATTCGGGTGGACCTGTCGCGCGAGAAGATCACGGCGCTGAACCTGTCGGTCGATCGCGTCGTGCAGATTCTGCGCACCGAGAACCAGAACATTCCGCTCGGCGAGGTGTTCGAGGCGGACCGCATGTTCCTCGTGCGCAGCCCGGGCCAGTTCACGAACATCGACGAGATCCGGAACCTGGTCGTCATGACCAAGGACGGCGTGCCCGTCTACCTGCGGGACATCGCCGACGTGCGGGACTCCACCGAGGACCGCCGCAGCTTCACGCGCATCAACGGACGGCCCGGCATCCGGATGCGCGTCACGAAGCAGTCCGGCACGAACACCGTGCAGATCGCCGACGGCGTGCGGGCCGAAATCGCTCGCATCAACCGCGAGGTGCCGGGCGTCACCCTGTCGGTGCTCGACGACCAGTCGCGATACATCAACCGCTCGATCGGGAGCGTGCAGGAACACGCGCTTCTCGGCAGCCTGCTGGTCATCCTCGTCATCTTCGCGTTCCTGCGCGACATCCGCTCTACCATCATCATCTGCACGTCGATCCCGATCTCGGTGGTCGGGACCTTCGCGCTCCTGTACTTCGGCGGCTACACGCTGAACACCCTCACCTTCGGCGGACTGGCGCTCGGCATCGGCATGATCGTCGACGCCGCGATCGTGGTGCTCGAGAACACCTACCGGCACCTCGAAATGGGCAAGGACGGCATGACGGCCGCCATCGAGGGCGCCGAGGAAGTCTGGAGCGCGATCCTCGCGTCCACGCTCACCCACATCGCCGTGTTCGTGCCGATGCTCTTCCTCACTGGCGTCTCGAGCATCATGTTCGGTCAGCTCGCGGCGGTGGTCTCCTTCTCGCTGGCGATGTCGCTCTTCGTCGCCGTCACCATCGTGCCCGTCCTGTGCTCGCGCCTCCTCCGGCTGGCGCCACCGGCCGAGAGCCGCCGGGGCGTCGTGGGCGTCGTCTACCGCGCCAGCGAACGGGTCCTCAACACGATCGACCGGACCTACCAGGCGGCCTTGCACACGTCCCTCCAGCACCGGCCGACGGTGCTCGGTGTCGGCGTCGCCGCCTTCGTCGCCGCCCTGGTCCTGCTGCCGAGGGTCGGCTTCGAGCTGCAGCCCACGACCGACGAAGGCGAGGTGACCGTCGATACCGAACTGGCGGTCGGCACGCGGCTCGAGTCGACCGAGGCCGTCCTGCTCCGCCTCGAGGACGCGATTCGCCAGAGCACCCCAGAGGCCACCGACCTCATCACCCAGGCTGGCGGGGGCGGCGGCGGCTTCATGGGCGGCAGCTCGACGCACCGTGGTTCCATCACCGTCCGCCTGAAGCCGAAGGACGAGCGGCAGCGCTCCAGCGACCAGATCGCCTTCGACCTCCGGCGCCAGCTCTCGGGCCTGCCCGGCGTCGTCGTCCGCACCCGCTCGTCGGGCGGCCAGCAGGGCATGATGCGCGGCATGGGCGGCGGCGGCGATGGCAGCCGCCTGTCCATGGAGATCCGCGGGCACGACCTCGACGACGCCAAGCAGGTCGCGCAGGACCTGAAGGCGATCCTCGACACCACCGCCGGCATCGCCGACTCGCGGCTGGGACGTGACGAGGGCCGGCCCGAGCTCGAGGTCCGCGTGGACCGCGACAAGGCCGCCGTGCTCGGCCTCACGGTGACGGGCGTCGCCAACACGATCCGGACCAACGTGGCAGGGACGCAGGCCGCCATGTTCCGCGAGTCCGGCAACGAGTACCCCATCGTCGTCCGGCTCCGGGAGTCGGATCGCGACGAGATCTCGAGCGTCGGCGACGTGCTCCTCAGCACCCCGCAGGGCCGCGTCCTCCCCGCCAAGAACGTGATGGCGATGGATCGCGACACCGGCCCGACGCAGGTGGACCGGAAGAACCAGGAACGGATCACGCGCGTCAACGCCGAGGTCGAGGTGACGCTGAGCGAGGCCGTGAACAACATCCAGGCACGGCTCGGCGAGCTGCGGCTGCCGAAGGACTTCGACATCGGCTTCGGCAACGAGGTCGAACAGCAGGCCCAGTCGTTCCGCGAGCTGATGCTGGTGCTCGTGCTCGCGATCCTGCTCGTCTACACCGTGATGGCCTCGCAGTACGAATCGCTGCGTGACCCGTTCATCATCATGTTCTCCATCCCGCTGGCGGCGTTCGGCGTCGTCGGCGCGCTGCTCCTGACCGACACGCCCTTCAGCATGCAGGCCTTCATCGGCGTCATCATGCTCGCCGGCATCGTGGTCAGCAACGCCATCCTGCTCGTGGACTACGCCAACACGCTCCGGCGCCGCGACAAGATGGCCCTCCGCCCGGCCATCGAGCAGGCCGGCCACCATCGGCTCCGCCCGATCCTCATGACCAGCATCTGCACCACCCTCGGTCTCGTGCCGATGGCGCTGGGCATTGGCGAAGGGTCGGAACTGCAGGCCCCCCTCGCGCGCGTCGTCATCGGCGGCCTGCTGACCTCGACGCTCATCACGCTGGTGTTCGTCCCGGCGATGTACACGCTGTTCGAGGAAGGCCTGAAGGGCCTGCGTCGCGGAAGCCACCACGAACCCGCCGCGCACTGA
- a CDS encoding TraR/DksA family transcriptional regulator: MNVAAYKDILLRKRAELASAAGVRPLQTSMEHNNGRQGDMADQASGNNEVHIALKLKQTDAKILQAIDEALVRIDKGVYGVCRDCGEPIAEARLNAIPWTRVCITCKEKQKA; the protein is encoded by the coding sequence ATGAACGTCGCCGCCTACAAGGACATCCTGTTGCGAAAGCGCGCCGAGTTGGCCTCGGCGGCGGGCGTCAGGCCGTTGCAGACGTCCATGGAGCACAACAACGGCCGCCAGGGCGACATGGCCGACCAGGCCAGCGGCAACAACGAAGTCCACATCGCCCTCAAGCTGAAGCAGACCGACGCGAAGATCCTCCAGGCGATCGACGAGGCCCTGGTCCGGATCGACAAGGGCGTCTACGGCGTCTGCCGCGACTGCGGCGAACCCATCGCCGAGGCCCGCCTCAACGCCATTCCGTGGACGCGGGTGTGCATCACCTGCAAGGAGAAGCAGAAGGCGTGA
- a CDS encoding FtsX-like permease family protein translates to MRFVAAMAVRELRASWRRLAFFFLCIALGVGAIVTLRSVIQSVRQVFAGEARALLGADLVLSSNRAFAGEAAQRIEARLAAAGVQVTPVAETATMARAAGPPDGPARMVELKAVGPGFPYYGTLALEGGVPYSHALVEGFGALVRPELLAQLGLAVGDRMAIGGKDFTIRGVIQAEPGRRLGAFSLGPRVIVDLADLEQTSLLAFGSRVSHQRLVKVDDAALPSLTAALRDDAKNAFIRVRAYTATEGDLGEDFARAENYLSLVGLIVVMLGGVGVSSVIRVFVQQKLRSIAVLKCLGARGSQVLAVYVAQVLALGLAGSLAGVALAVGVIAWIPAWLGPAVTQGIDVQYHVTRSAVVQGGGIGLLVSLLFSLVPLLEVRHVKPSRLLREEATTPARDWVWWAATVTVGGSLVGLTMWQAGSIRIGGIVAGGFVVVALALYLAGRGLIAAVRPLSAASWFPLRHAALQLTRPGGQVHLVLLTVGLGVFFILGVRALQNNLVQEVSVDLGPEAPDMFLLDIQRDQVDGVVRTLSAAQPQGAAPPRTLPVLRARVTGVQGREVSLEDYEDVRGRGSLAREYTVTYRNHLEANERLVAGAAWDGTPSTAGEVSIEESIRNRFGIDVGDTMRFDVLGRVVSARVTSVRHVDWSDGRAGGFMFVFRPGLLDTAPHGYIAFVRGPSTTADRASLLGTLARQYPNVSVIDGREMLTAIKTVVDNVTLAVTVVGSLVVASGLLILVGAVAMTKFRRVYEAAILKTLGATRRVIATMLLLEYAVLGTLAGVLGAAGAAGLTWALSRYAFEMTFRAPTALAAGGVLACGVTVAAVGVAASWDVLQRRPLMTLRGQ, encoded by the coding sequence GTGAGGTTCGTCGCCGCGATGGCCGTGCGCGAACTACGCGCGTCGTGGCGGCGCCTCGCGTTCTTCTTCCTCTGCATCGCGCTCGGCGTCGGCGCGATCGTGACGCTGCGCTCGGTCATCCAGAGCGTGCGCCAGGTCTTCGCGGGGGAGGCGCGAGCGCTGCTCGGCGCCGACCTGGTGCTTTCCAGCAACCGCGCGTTCGCGGGCGAAGCCGCCCAGCGCATCGAGGCCCGGCTGGCTGCGGCCGGCGTCCAGGTGACACCGGTGGCCGAGACCGCCACCATGGCCCGCGCCGCGGGGCCACCTGACGGGCCGGCCCGCATGGTCGAGCTGAAGGCGGTCGGTCCCGGGTTCCCGTATTACGGCACGTTGGCCCTCGAGGGCGGCGTCCCGTACTCGCACGCGCTCGTGGAGGGCTTCGGGGCGCTCGTGCGCCCGGAGCTCCTGGCGCAGCTCGGGCTGGCCGTCGGCGACCGGATGGCCATCGGCGGGAAGGACTTCACGATCCGAGGCGTGATCCAGGCCGAGCCGGGGCGGCGGCTGGGGGCGTTCAGCCTCGGGCCGCGGGTCATCGTCGATCTCGCCGACCTCGAGCAGACGTCGCTCCTCGCGTTCGGCAGCCGCGTGAGTCACCAGCGGCTGGTGAAAGTGGACGACGCCGCGCTGCCGTCGCTGACCGCGGCCCTCCGGGACGACGCCAAGAACGCGTTCATCAGGGTGCGCGCCTACACGGCGACCGAGGGCGATCTCGGCGAGGACTTCGCGCGCGCCGAGAACTACCTGAGCCTCGTCGGCCTCATCGTCGTGATGCTGGGCGGCGTGGGCGTGTCGAGCGTCATCCGGGTCTTCGTCCAGCAGAAGCTGCGGAGCATCGCCGTCCTGAAGTGCCTCGGTGCACGCGGAAGCCAGGTGCTGGCGGTGTATGTCGCGCAGGTCCTGGCGCTCGGCCTCGCCGGGAGCCTCGCCGGCGTCGCCCTCGCCGTGGGCGTGATCGCGTGGATCCCGGCATGGCTCGGGCCGGCCGTCACGCAGGGGATCGACGTCCAGTACCACGTCACGCGGTCGGCCGTCGTTCAGGGCGGAGGCATCGGGCTCCTCGTATCGCTGCTCTTCTCGCTCGTGCCGCTCCTGGAAGTGCGGCACGTGAAGCCGTCGCGGCTGCTGCGGGAAGAGGCGACCACCCCGGCGCGCGACTGGGTATGGTGGGCGGCTACGGTCACGGTCGGCGGCAGCCTCGTGGGCCTCACCATGTGGCAGGCCGGGTCGATCCGGATCGGCGGCATCGTCGCGGGCGGCTTCGTGGTGGTCGCCCTCGCGCTCTACCTGGCGGGCCGCGGGCTCATCGCGGCCGTCAGGCCGCTCTCGGCCGCGTCCTGGTTCCCGCTCCGCCACGCCGCGCTGCAGCTCACGCGCCCGGGCGGGCAGGTGCATCTCGTGCTGCTGACGGTCGGCCTCGGGGTCTTTTTCATTCTGGGCGTCCGCGCCCTCCAGAACAACCTCGTGCAGGAAGTCTCCGTGGATCTCGGACCCGAGGCGCCCGACATGTTCCTCCTGGACATCCAGCGCGACCAGGTGGACGGCGTGGTCCGGACGCTCTCCGCAGCTCAGCCCCAGGGGGCGGCTCCGCCGCGGACGCTGCCCGTGCTGCGGGCGCGGGTCACGGGAGTCCAGGGACGCGAGGTGTCGCTGGAGGACTACGAGGACGTCCGGGGCCGCGGGTCGCTCGCCCGGGAGTACACCGTCACGTACCGCAACCACCTCGAGGCGAACGAGCGACTGGTGGCCGGCGCCGCCTGGGACGGCACGCCGTCGACCGCGGGCGAGGTCTCCATCGAGGAGAGCATCCGGAACCGTTTCGGCATCGACGTCGGCGACACGATGCGATTCGACGTGCTCGGCCGGGTCGTGTCCGCACGCGTCACGTCCGTCCGCCACGTGGACTGGAGCGACGGCCGGGCCGGCGGCTTCATGTTCGTGTTCCGCCCGGGCCTGCTCGACACGGCCCCGCACGGCTACATCGCCTTCGTACGGGGGCCGTCGACCACGGCGGACCGCGCGTCGCTGCTCGGGACGCTCGCCCGGCAGTACCCGAACGTGTCGGTCATCGACGGCCGGGAGATGCTGACGGCCATCAAGACCGTCGTGGACAATGTGACGCTCGCCGTGACGGTGGTGGGGTCGCTCGTCGTGGCGAGCGGGCTGCTGATCCTGGTGGGCGCGGTCGCCATGACGAAGTTCCGGCGCGTCTACGAAGCGGCGATCCTGAAGACGCTCGGCGCCACGCGGCGCGTCATCGCCACGATGCTCCTGCTGGAGTACGCGGTGCTGGGCACGCTGGCGGGCGTGCTCGGCGCAGCGGGGGCCGCGGGCCTGACGTGGGCGCTCAGCCGCTACGCGTTCGAGATGACCTTCCGGGCGCCCACCGCGCTGGCGGCCGGCGGCGTCCTGGCGTGCGGGGTGACGGTCGCGGCGGTCGGCGTGGCCGCGAGCTGGGACGTGCTCCAACGGCGGCCGCTGATGACCCTCCGAGGTCAGTGA
- the folK gene encoding 2-amino-4-hydroxy-6-hydroxymethyldihydropteridine diphosphokinase, whose amino-acid sequence MAVALGSNLGDREGHVAWALQQLGALVDDLESSAPEDTAPLDVPAPQPTYLNSVAVGWTRLGRREFFDRLTALERARGRTGKGTRGPRTLDLDLILFGDEVETSADLTVPHPRFRDRAFVLGPLARLVPDWRDPVTGLTMAELWDARRPSGPA is encoded by the coding sequence GTGGCCGTCGCGCTCGGCAGCAACCTCGGCGACCGCGAGGGCCACGTGGCCTGGGCCCTCCAGCAACTGGGCGCCCTCGTTGACGACCTCGAGAGCTCCGCTCCCGAAGACACCGCGCCGCTCGACGTGCCGGCCCCTCAGCCGACCTATCTGAACAGCGTGGCCGTCGGCTGGACGCGGCTGGGACGGCGGGAGTTCTTCGACCGCCTGACGGCACTCGAGCGCGCGCGCGGCCGTACGGGGAAGGGGACGCGCGGCCCGCGCACGCTGGATCTGGATCTGATTCTCTTCGGCGACGAGGTGGAGACGTCGGCAGACCTCACGGTCCCGCACCCCCGGTTCCGGGATCGCGCCTTCGTGCTCGGGCCGCTGGCGCGACTGGTGCCGGACTGGCGGGATCCCGTGACTGGTCTGACGATGGCCGAACTCTGGGACGCCCGCCGGCCGTCAGGTCCCGCCTGA
- a CDS encoding protein phosphatase 2C domain-containing protein, with protein sequence MRTANEDHWLVDHALGAYVVADGMGGHQAGEVAAHLAVAEVAADLAASADPAFTFPLGQDATAGRTANRVRHAFCRANEAVFAAGAADASLTGMGTTLTALVVDGAEAAVGSVGDSRAYLLRGGEAQQLTRDDTWLVSVLGKDGARDAAARAHPMRHVLTSVIGARESGEPEVVAVTLAPGDVVVLATDGLHNVVDDRRIRELAEGAPPGAAARSLVAEAVANGTTDNVTVVVVRHR encoded by the coding sequence GTGCGTACCGCGAATGAGGACCACTGGCTCGTCGATCACGCGCTGGGCGCGTACGTCGTGGCCGATGGCATGGGTGGCCATCAGGCGGGCGAGGTCGCCGCGCACCTGGCGGTCGCCGAGGTCGCCGCCGATCTGGCGGCGTCAGCGGATCCGGCCTTCACGTTCCCGCTCGGGCAGGACGCCACGGCCGGACGCACGGCCAACCGCGTGCGCCACGCCTTCTGCCGCGCCAACGAGGCGGTGTTCGCGGCCGGCGCCGCCGACGCGTCGCTCACGGGGATGGGCACCACGCTGACGGCGCTCGTCGTGGACGGGGCCGAGGCCGCCGTCGGCAGCGTCGGGGACAGCCGGGCGTATCTCCTGCGCGGCGGAGAGGCGCAGCAGTTGACGCGCGATGACACCTGGCTCGTGTCGGTGCTCGGCAAGGACGGCGCGCGCGACGCGGCCGCCCGCGCGCATCCCATGCGCCACGTGCTGACGAGCGTGATCGGTGCGCGCGAGTCGGGGGAGCCCGAGGTCGTCGCCGTCACGCTCGCGCCGGGGGACGTGGTGGTGCTCGCGACCGACGGCCTGCACAACGTGGTGGACGATCGCCGGATCCGCGAGCTGGCCGAGGGGGCGCCGCCAGGTGCGGCCGCCCGCAGTCTCGTGGCCGAAGCCGTGGCCAACGGCACGACCGACAACGTCACCGTCGTGGTCGTCCGGCACCGGTAA
- a CDS encoding arylesterase produces the protein MSARAIPASVGVWLLAGVLGCGSVPAAPERATATAAAAPAAHEPAAEAEGIDPARRIVFLGDSLTAGLGLPADESYPSLIQRRLEARGGGWTVVNAGVSGDTSAGGVRRLDWSIDGGAAVVVIALGGNDGLRGLPVSELSANLETLITRSLASGARVILAGMEAPPNYGPEYTAGFRRIYPTLAARHGVTLVPFLLDGVAGIDSLNQGDGIHPNREGARRVADTVWKALDPILGEIEAESAR, from the coding sequence ATGAGTGCGCGCGCGATTCCGGCGTCGGTGGGTGTGTGGCTGCTCGCCGGGGTACTTGGCTGCGGAAGCGTTCCCGCGGCCCCGGAACGAGCGACCGCGACGGCCGCGGCGGCGCCCGCGGCCCACGAGCCGGCCGCGGAGGCGGAGGGGATCGATCCGGCCCGGCGCATCGTCTTCCTCGGCGACAGCCTGACGGCCGGCCTCGGCCTGCCGGCGGACGAGTCGTACCCGTCACTCATTCAGAGGCGACTGGAGGCGCGGGGCGGCGGCTGGACCGTCGTCAACGCCGGCGTGTCGGGGGACACATCGGCCGGCGGCGTGCGGCGCCTGGACTGGTCGATCGACGGGGGCGCGGCCGTCGTCGTCATCGCGCTCGGCGGCAACGATGGCCTGCGCGGCCTGCCGGTGAGCGAACTGTCGGCCAATCTCGAGACCCTCATCACGCGCTCGCTCGCCAGCGGCGCGCGCGTCATCCTCGCGGGGATGGAAGCGCCACCGAACTACGGCCCGGAGTACACGGCCGGCTTTCGGCGGATCTACCCGACGCTGGCCGCCCGGCACGGCGTGACGCTGGTGCCGTTCCTTCTCGACGGTGTCGCCGGGATCGACAGCCTGAACCAGGGCGACGGCATCCACCCCAACAGAGAGGGGGCGCGGCGCGTGGCCGACACCGTCTGGAAGGCCCTCGATCCGATCCTGGGGGAGATCGAGGCCGAGTCGGCGCGATGA